A genomic stretch from Bacteroidales bacterium includes:
- a CDS encoding adenylate kinase codes for MLNLIIFGPPGSGKGTQSEKLIEKYGLIHLSTGDILRDAMANKTSLGIIAKKFIDNGNLVPDEHMVKIVAEEVDKYLNAKGFIFDGFPRTNMQADYLAKMLKERNTEIKVMMTLDVEHDELIKRILHRGEKSGRSDDRNISIIENRINVYNKQTAPVIDYYKAKNKYKPIKGIGTIDEIFERICKIIDEV; via the coding sequence ATGTTAAATTTAATAATATTTGGTCCCCCCGGTTCGGGAAAAGGCACACAATCGGAGAAATTAATTGAAAAATATGGATTAATTCATCTTTCAACCGGTGATATTTTACGAGATGCAATGGCAAATAAAACATCGCTGGGAATAATAGCTAAAAAATTTATTGATAATGGGAACCTTGTACCTGATGAGCATATGGTTAAAATAGTTGCCGAAGAGGTTGATAAATATCTAAATGCAAAGGGTTTTATTTTTGATGGCTTTCCAAGAACTAATATGCAGGCAGATTATTTAGCTAAAATGCTCAAAGAAAGAAATACTGAAATTAAAGTCATGATGACACTTGATGTTGAACATGATGAATTAATAAAAAGAATTTTACATAGAGGGGAAAAATCCGGTCGTAGCGATGACAGAAATATATCAATTATTGAAAACAGAATAAATGTTTATAATAAACAAACTGCTCCGGTTATTGATTATTATAAAGCAAAAAATAAGTACAAGCCAATTAAAGGAATAGGAACTATTGACGAAATTTTTGAGCGTATCTGTAAAATTATTGACGAAGTATAA